The Chryseolinea soli nucleotide sequence AACGGACCACGCTCACGCCCGCATTTATGGTGTGCTTGGCGTTGAGAAAATAGCTGAAGTCCACTTTGCCATTGATCTGTTGGATGGAGAAATTCATATCGAACGCCTCCACCGGGTTCAGGTCGCTGCTCATGGTGTAGCTGTATTTGCTGATCCCTCCCGTGGCCACGGCATAGAGTCTGTTATTAAAAATATGCTTCCACTTGATCGACGCGTTGCGGTCGCTGTAGGCATAGGAGGTGTCGGTATTCAACTTGAACTTGTCGTGGCTCATGTAGCCCGAAAGGTAAAGGTTGTTCCGGTCGTTGATCTTGTGGCTGACGTTGAGGTTCACATCATAGAACGACGCCTGGCTGTTCTTTAAACGTTCGTTTTTCAATTGACGCAAGATCCAGTCGGAATAGGTTGAGCGGGCGCCGATCAGGAACGAGGTTTTTTCTTTGATCAGGGGCCCCTCGAGTGTTAGCCGCCCGGTGATGGGGCTGATGCCGCCGGAGCCTTGAAATTTCTTCAGGTTACCCTCCCGCGAAGTAACGTCCAACACCGACGACAATCGTCCGCCGTATTCGGCGGTGATGCCGCTTTTGTAGAGCTCCACATTTTTGAGTACATCTGGATTGAAGGTGGAGAAAAATCCAAAAAGGTGCGACGGGTTGTAGACCACGGCATCGTTGAACAGGATCAGGTTTTGATTGGCCGCGCCACCGCGCACGTTCAGTCCCACCGTGCCTTCGCCCACGCTCTGCACACCCGGCAGGGCCAGCACCACCTTCATGATGTCGGTCTCACCCAGGGCCAACGGCATATTTTTCATCGTCTTGATGTCGAGCTTCTCCATCCCCATCTGCATGCCCATCACACGCACGTCCTTGTCGGATTCCACCACCACTTCTTTCAGTGGGGTAACATCCGGATCCAGTTCGATCTCCAGCTTGCCATCGGCATAGAGCATGATCTGGCGCACGGTGCTTTTCATACTGATGCTTTTGATCTTCAGTTCGTGGCGTCCTTTGGGCAAGGTGATGGCGTAGTATCCAAACTGATCGGTGATCACACCGATCAACGGTTTCTCTATATACACTGTGGCTCCTACGAGCGGCTCGCCATTCGTTACATCGCGCACGTGGCCGGCCATGGTGGCATTGCCCTGCAGGTTGCTGGTCTTGGGGCCAATGGCGTAGAGCTTGCTCTCCACCAGTTTCTTCTCCTTTTCCCGTTTTTCGTAAGCCGTGTAGTCAAATCCCGAAGCCAGGGTCTGCTGCGATGGCGCAACACCGGTATCGAAAAAGTCTACCGGCAAGTCGCTCATAATGTCGCGGCCTTCCGTGACAAAGATGTTCCTTTGAGCATCCACGGCGAAGTGCAGTTGCGTGCCGGCCAGCGCCTGTCCCAACACGGCGTTCACGTTTTGATTTTGGACCGACAGGGTGATCTTCAGGCTATCCGTAGTCCGTGGATTATAATAGAAGTGATAATCCGTCTGCGTTTCGATCGCGTCAACGAGTTGTTTGAACGGCGCACCGCTCAGCTCTACTGTGATGAGGCCCCGCTGTTGACCGTTGACAACCTGAATCAGGGTCAGCATGGCTATCCCACAAATAATAAACTTGTAAAGTGTCTTCATGCTCAGTTTTTAGGCGCGTCATAGAACTCTGCCGCCCGCACCACGGCCTTCTCACGATCTTTCTTGAAGCGAATTTTACTTTTGTTGAGAAAAGATTTTACCTCCGATTTCCGGTCCTTCAACACGTCCAGCACCGATCCCTTTTTCTTTACCGGGTAGAACACACCGTCTTTTACAATATAGAGGTGGTTCTTTTCTTCGAAGCGCGCGACGATCACTTGCGACTCTATGGATTCCTGGAGATCTTTTTCGCGCTTCACATATACCTTGGTGGGGCCGTCATACAATCGGTCATAAAACCCGGTGGCGATACCGTTGGTCTTTGTGCCATAGAGGTGCACAAAGGTGTGGCCGGAAACCGAGAAGTGATCCACCTTGTCGGTGATCAGTTGGATCTTCGCACCATTGAACATGTGTTCGGTGACCACCTGGTCGACGCGGATGTCGTATTCCAGGGGAACATTCTCATACAACTCGCCGTCGTAGAGCACGTCGCCCATGAGCCAATCGTCGGAAAAGAAAAAGGGAAACTCGTCGTTTCGCGAAGCATATTCCGTGTATTCTACGCCATTGAAGAGGCGCGCTTGTCCTTGTATGTAGTGTGCGTAAACTTGCTTGGCACGTGTGTCGGCCAGGGCAACAAAAGCGGTGTCAGCCTTAAGCTGTGCCGCGCAGTGTATGCTGCAGAAGAGAGACAGGCCGAAGCCTGCTAGGCATAGGAGACGGGTCATTTTCCAGTAGAGCGTAGGTAACAGGTTTCTAAAAATACTTTTAATACCGAAAAGTACCATACCGTTAAAGTAAATTATACAATCGTTTGAATACACGAGCGGGCGTTAGGGCTGCGACGAACGCCACGATTTACGAGACGAAACCGAAAAGAATTATGAGGTTGGGCCGGGCGGTCAAAGGAGGGGCTCCAGGCGTTACCGTAAAACAAAAACGTCCGGCCCCGTGAGGGACCGAACGTTTTTCATTGCCTTTTCGCAGGGCAGGTTGTGTATTACTTCGCGTAGGCTACGCTGCGCATTTCGCGGATCACGGTCACTTTCACCTGGCCGGGATATTGCATGTCGCGTTCGATCTTTTGCGAGATGTCGAAGCTGAGTTGACCTGCCCGTTCGTCGGTGGCCTTCTCGGCATCCACGATCACGCGGAGCTCACGGCCCGCCTGGATCGCGTAGCACTTGTCTACACCGTCGAAGCTCAGACCCAATTGTTCCAGTTCTTTGAGACGCTTGATGTATTGCTCCATCACCTCGCGACGGGCACCGGGGCGCGCACCGCTGATGGCGTCGCACGATTGCACGATGGGCGAGATGATGTTGGTCATCTCAATTTCGTCGTGGTGGGCACCGATGGCGTTGCAAATGGCGGGGTGCTCTTTGTATTTCTGTGCCAGTTCCATACCCACAATAGCGTGAGGTTTCTCCAACTCTTCGGGCCACACCTTGCCGATGTCGTGTAACAGACCGGCGCGCTTGGCTTGCTTTACGTTCAACCCTAATTCGCTCGCCATGATGGCACACAGGTTGGCCACTTCGCGCGAGTGCTGCAACAAATTTTGTCCATACGACGAGCGGAAGCGCATGCGGCCCACCATCTTCACCAGTTCGGGATGCAACCCGTGAATGCCCAGGTCGATGACGGTGCGTTCACCGATCTCCACGATCTCGTCTTCAATATTTTTGGTGGTCTTGGCCACGATCTCTTCGATGCGCGCGGGGTGGATGCGTCCATCCTGAACCAACCGGTGCAGCGACAACCGGGCGATCTCGCGACGCACGGGATCGAAGCCCGAAATGATGATCGCTTCGGGAGTGTCGTCCACGATGATTTCCACGCCGGTGGCGGCCTCCAGGGCGCGGATGTTGCGTCCTTCGCGACCGATCACTTTTCCTTTGATGTCGTCGCTTTCGATGTTGAAGATCGACACGCAGTTCTCGATGGCATGCTCGGTGGCGGTGCGCTGGATGGTTTCGATCACGATCTTCTTGGCTTCCTTGGTGGCCGACAGCTTGGCTTGTTCCATGATGTCTTTCACATAGCTGGAGGCGCGGGTCTGGGCCTCGTCTTTCAGGCTGGCGATCAGCTGCTCGCGGGCCTCGTCAGCGGTGAGCTTGCTGATGTTTTCCAGCACCTGGATCTTTTGCTGATTGAATTTGTCGAGCTCTTCCTTGCGTTTTTTGGTGTGTTCCAGTTGGGCCGACAGGTCGAGGCGAATGTCGTCTAATTCGCCTTCTTTGCGTTTGAGGTTCTCGATCTCTTTGCTGAGGGTGGCCTCGCGTTGTTTGATCTTTTGCTCGTTGCTAATGATAAGGCTCTTCTTCTTGTTGGCTTCTTCCTCGAATTCGGTCTTCATTTTCAGAAGCTTTTCTTTGGCTTCCAGGATGCGGTCCTTTTTCAGGTTTTCTGCGGCGATTTCGGCTTCCTTGATGATGAGCTTGGCTTTGGCCTCGGCGTTCTCCTCGTTCTTTTGAAGTTTTCTTTTATAGAGGAGAGACCCGATCAACAGACTCAGCAGGATCGTTGCGATCGCGCTGACCACGATAACTATGACGGTCGGTGACATAAAATAGATATGGGTTATATATACACTAACCCCGGATTGCCGCCTTGGCTCAGGAAAGAGAAAGGGAGTGCGAAGAAATCAGAGAATGGATTGGGAGACGAGGTGGTTGATTTGGCTAACTTTCTCAAACACCGTTTGGTCGATCACCTGGTAGGTTTCCTCGGCCGCCATCTTGTCTACCAGGCAGTCGAAGGCCACCATGGCCAACAGATCTTGTTTATCATCTATCCCAAATTGCTCCCGGTAAGTCTTTAATTTTTCATTGATGATCTTGCTGGCCAGTCGAACGCGCTCTTCATCCGTTAGCTTCACCTTCATTGGGTATTCGCGGTCTGCTATCTTGATTTTTATTGAGAGGTCGTCCATGAAATATGCTTACAGGGTTCCTTTTATCTGCTTAAATGGGCGATACACTTGTCGATCTCTCGAATGTATTCGTCCACTTTCTTCTTCAACTCCGAAACACTTCCGTCTTCCGGGTTTAAACTATCCACAATTTTAGTGATTTTCGCTTGATTATGAAAGCCTGCAAGCTGCTCATCGCGGGCGCGAATGGCTCCCTTCAGATCCTGGTTCTCTTTTTTCAGGCTTTTCAGCTCTTCCTTTAGGTTCTTGTGTTCGTTGACGAGCACCAAGATTTTGCGCTCCAACCCGTTGAGGTTGGTTTTTAAGAGTTCCTGATCCATGCGAATTTTTTTTGCCTTCGCCTACGCGTCGGCCGTTAAAACCAATTTATCTGTCGCAGCCCCGATAAAATCCGAGAACCCGTCTTCCCTTCCTTCCGTTCTGCACGCCGGGCCTCCTATCCCACCCTGCTGCCATCCTATAGTCATTACGTTCCAACCCAAGCCAAGGGTTGCCTTATTTCCGGATCACGGCCCCTAATTGCTCCTCGAAGGCCGTCATCAGCGCTGCCATGGTCTGGTCTATCTCTTCGTCTGTCAGGGTCTTCTGCTCATTCAGCAGGGTGAAGCCCAGGGCATACGCTTTCTTTCCTTGCGGGATGTTCTCTCCTTCATACACATCGAACGCAATAATGTTTTTAATCAACCGCTTCTCCGTAGCCATGACCAGGTTGCGTATCTCATCGAAGCTAACCTGCTTGTCGATCACCAACGACAAGTCTCTTCTTACTTCGGGAAATTTCGTCACTTCCTGAATTACTAACTTAGGGTTTGCCGATTGGAAAAGCAAGGACGTATAAAGCTCAGCATAAAATAAATCTTGCTTCATGCCAAAATCTTTCAGCAACGCAGCTTTTACTTTTCCAAGCTTGCCGATTTCCACATTTCCGCGCAACAACCTCACACCGTATTCCAGTACCGGATCAGTAATAGATTCCTGCTTTAGGTTGGGCAGTCCCGATTTTAGCACGATGTGCAGTACGTGTTGCGCCAGGTCGTAGTATGTGGTGGGTTGTGTCTTATGCCGCCAGTTCTCCGTCTCCACGTTGCCGGTCATATACAACGCCAGACGCTCCTCCTCCTTGTAGGCACCGCCCTCTTTGTAATAGATCTTGCCGAACTCGTACACCTTCAGGTCTTTCTGCCGGCGGTTGATGTTATAGGCACAAACTTCCAATCCCGTAAACAGCAGCGTTTGCCGCAAGATGCCTTGCTCTTCGCTCAGCTTATTCAAGATCTCGATGGCTTCACCCTTAAACTTCAGGTTGTGCTTTTGCTGGTAGGCATAGTTGGTCAGCGAGTTGGTCCAAATCTCGTTGAAGCCATTGCCGGTCAGCAACTCGCCCAGGTTCCGCTTGTACTTGTCGATATCCTTTACGGGAAATTCTGCCAGGAAGTCGGTGCGCGCGATGTCGGACAGTTCGATATTGTTGAAGCCGTAGATGCGCAGGATTTCCTCCACCACATCCGCTTCCTGTGTCACGTCCACGCGATACGGAGGAACCGAAACCATGTATCGATCGTCCTTTACATCCATGACACGAATATCGAGCCTGGAGAGAATGCCGTGAACTTCGTTTCGTGGAATGACCTTACCGATCAACCGATTAACATTTTTGTCTTTTACTTCAATGCTCCGGTTTTGAATGGGTGCCGGATAAACATCGGCCACCGGCGATGAGATCTTTCCGCCGCCAAGTTCCTTGATCAACAACGCCGCACGCTTCAACGCATAGACGGTGATGTTCGGATCGGTGCCCCGCTCAAAGCGGAACGATGCATCGGTCTTCAACTGGTGATGTTGTGATGTTTTGCGAACATACACCGGCGAGAAACACGCACTTTCCAGGAAAATATTTTTCGATTGTCCCGTGATGCCCGACTTTGCCCCGCCAAACACACCCGCAATGCACATGCCTTCTTGCTTGCCATTGCAGATCATGAGGTCGGTGTCCAGCAGCGTGCGCTCTTTGTTGTCGAGCGTCACGAATTTGGTGCCGGCGGGCAAGGTCTTCACGATCACTTTGCCTCCCGCGATCTGGTCCGCATCAAAAGCATGCAGCGGCTGCCCCATTTCATGGCAAACAAAGTTGGTGATATCCACCACGTTGTTAATAGGCGTGAGCCCGATGGCGAGCAGGCGGTTCTTTAACCATTCGGGTGATTCTTTTACCATTACACCGGAAAGCGTCACCCCCGAATAGCGCGGGCAAGCCGCGGTATTCTCCACTTCAATCGGAATGACGAGACTCGAATCGTCTGCGGCAAAGCTGTCTACCGACGGCCAGCGGATCTCGCGGCTCAGCGAGGCTTTGATGTCGCGGGCCACACCGATGTGCGATGCCGCATCCGCGCGATTGGGTGTTAACCCGATCTCTATAATGTAGTCTGAAGAAATGTTATAGAAAGAAGCGGCGGGCGTTCCGTTGGGAACATCCGTGTTCAACACAATGATACCGGCATGGCTTTCGCCCAGCCCGATCTCGTCCTCTGCACAGATCATTCCTTCCGACTGTTCACCGCGGATCTTTGCCAGCTTGATCGTGAAGGGTTCCCCCTTCGTTGGGTGTACGGTCGTTCCCGGGAGGGCTACTACCACTTTTTGGCCAGCAGCCACGTTGGGAGCTCCACAAACAATGGGCAAGATCCTGCCGCCACCAACGTCTACCGTGGTCACCGAAAGTTTGTCGGCATTGGGATGCTTGGCACAGGTGAGCACCTGGCCAATGACGAGCCCCTGCAGTCCACCCTTCACGGTTTCATGCACCTCCACGCTCTCTACCTCCAGCCCCGTGTTGGTCAGCACCTTGCCAATGGCATCGGCGGTTTCAGGGATGTCGATATACTCCTTCAGCCAATTGTAAGAAATGGTCATTTGCTATACTGTAAAGGGTGTAAAAATAAGCCCTTTGAAAGGAAGTAAAAATAGTTTCCGTAAAAGAACTGAACCGAAAAGACCCAATCCGCAAACAACACAAGCCGCCCCTGCGACATCTTTGCGTCTTGGAGCCTTTCTTTGTTCGCCGAAGCTTTAGCGAGAGGTGAGACGGCTCAAAATGACTCTCAATGGTAGGTCTTCTCCCCCGCCCGCAAGGCAACCTTCAACAGGTTTTCTGCCGGAGGAAAGGGGCATGAATATTTTTCGATGTATGCGCAGTACGGGTTGTAGGCCTTGTTAAAATCAAGCGTAATGGTATTGCTCCCCGGTGTCTTATTCACATCCAGATAGCGCCCCGCGCCATACGTTTCGGAAGCACTGGTCTCATCCCCAAACGCCAGGAAAAGCTTCCCGCGGAAGGGGCCCATGTCGGTCACTTCCAGGATCAACAGCCGGTTATGGAAACCGTCGAGGTCGAAGTCGGCATAGGCATATTCGATATAGCGCTGCTCGTTGGCGTCGCTGGTGGCGAGCACCACCATCTTTTTACTTTGAATGGGGGTGATGTCGGCGGTGATCTTATATTTTGGATCTACCGGGAAATACTTCAAGCCTTCAAAGGCCTTCCCGTCGGTAACAAAGGGTGATTCGGGCG carries:
- a CDS encoding TonB-dependent receptor: MKTLYKFIICGIAMLTLIQVVNGQQRGLITVELSGAPFKQLVDAIETQTDYHFYYNPRTTDSLKITLSVQNQNVNAVLGQALAGTQLHFAVDAQRNIFVTEGRDIMSDLPVDFFDTGVAPSQQTLASGFDYTAYEKREKEKKLVESKLYAIGPKTSNLQGNATMAGHVRDVTNGEPLVGATVYIEKPLIGVITDQFGYYAITLPKGRHELKIKSISMKSTVRQIMLYADGKLEIELDPDVTPLKEVVVESDKDVRVMGMQMGMEKLDIKTMKNMPLALGETDIMKVVLALPGVQSVGEGTVGLNVRGGAANQNLILFNDAVVYNPSHLFGFFSTFNPDVLKNVELYKSGITAEYGGRLSSVLDVTSREGNLKKFQGSGGISPITGRLTLEGPLIKEKTSFLIGARSTYSDWILRQLKNERLKNSQASFYDVNLNVSHKINDRNNLYLSGYMSHDKFKLNTDTSYAYSDRNASIKWKHIFNNRLYAVATGGISKYSYTMSSDLNPVEAFDMNFSIQQINGKVDFSYFLNAKHTINAGVSVVRYALQPGHIAPKGEESTQKTMALQHEQGQENAVYIGDNFEVSPRLSIYGGVRYSFYEYLGPRNVYQYANGVPRTETSITDSLYYGSGKSIASYGGAEPRFSIRYSLSQNASVKFSYNRMRQYIQMLSNTTAMTPTDIWKLSDAYIKPQVGDQVSVGFYKNTRKHSLEISLEAYYKTTQNALDFKGGAVLLLNKHIETDVVDSRGKAYGVEFMLKRAAGKLNGWLSYTYSRSFLQTVSPYASEVVNKGSYYPSNYDKPHAVNFVGNYKFSRRFNFSLNMTYSTGRPITLPLAKYELGGNYRLYYSDRNQYRIPDYFRTDISINIEGNHKIKKLAHSSWTFAVYNLTGRANAYSVFFRSENGQVKGYKLSVFAQPIPTVTYNFKF
- the rny gene encoding ribonuclease Y codes for the protein MSPTVIVIVVSAIATILLSLLIGSLLYKRKLQKNEENAEAKAKLIIKEAEIAAENLKKDRILEAKEKLLKMKTEFEEEANKKKSLIISNEQKIKQREATLSKEIENLKRKEGELDDIRLDLSAQLEHTKKRKEELDKFNQQKIQVLENISKLTADEAREQLIASLKDEAQTRASSYVKDIMEQAKLSATKEAKKIVIETIQRTATEHAIENCVSIFNIESDDIKGKVIGREGRNIRALEAATGVEIIVDDTPEAIIISGFDPVRREIARLSLHRLVQDGRIHPARIEEIVAKTTKNIEDEIVEIGERTVIDLGIHGLHPELVKMVGRMRFRSSYGQNLLQHSREVANLCAIMASELGLNVKQAKRAGLLHDIGKVWPEELEKPHAIVGMELAQKYKEHPAICNAIGAHHDEIEMTNIISPIVQSCDAISGARPGARREVMEQYIKRLKELEQLGLSFDGVDKCYAIQAGRELRVIVDAEKATDERAGQLSFDISQKIERDMQYPGQVKVTVIREMRSVAYAK
- a CDS encoding cell division protein ZapA — its product is MDDLSIKIKIADREYPMKVKLTDEERVRLASKIINEKLKTYREQFGIDDKQDLLAMVAFDCLVDKMAAEETYQVIDQTVFEKVSQINHLVSQSIL
- the pheT gene encoding phenylalanine--tRNA ligase subunit beta, with the protein product MTISYNWLKEYIDIPETADAIGKVLTNTGLEVESVEVHETVKGGLQGLVIGQVLTCAKHPNADKLSVTTVDVGGGRILPIVCGAPNVAAGQKVVVALPGTTVHPTKGEPFTIKLAKIRGEQSEGMICAEDEIGLGESHAGIIVLNTDVPNGTPAASFYNISSDYIIEIGLTPNRADAASHIGVARDIKASLSREIRWPSVDSFAADDSSLVIPIEVENTAACPRYSGVTLSGVMVKESPEWLKNRLLAIGLTPINNVVDITNFVCHEMGQPLHAFDADQIAGGKVIVKTLPAGTKFVTLDNKERTLLDTDLMICNGKQEGMCIAGVFGGAKSGITGQSKNIFLESACFSPVYVRKTSQHHQLKTDASFRFERGTDPNITVYALKRAALLIKELGGGKISSPVADVYPAPIQNRSIEVKDKNVNRLIGKVIPRNEVHGILSRLDIRVMDVKDDRYMVSVPPYRVDVTQEADVVEEILRIYGFNNIELSDIARTDFLAEFPVKDIDKYKRNLGELLTGNGFNEIWTNSLTNYAYQQKHNLKFKGEAIEILNKLSEEQGILRQTLLFTGLEVCAYNINRRQKDLKVYEFGKIYYKEGGAYKEEERLALYMTGNVETENWRHKTQPTTYYDLAQHVLHIVLKSGLPNLKQESITDPVLEYGVRLLRGNVEIGKLGKVKAALLKDFGMKQDLFYAELYTSLLFQSANPKLVIQEVTKFPEVRRDLSLVIDKQVSFDEIRNLVMATEKRLIKNIIAFDVYEGENIPQGKKAYALGFTLLNEQKTLTDEEIDQTMAALMTAFEEQLGAVIRK
- a CDS encoding DUF1684 domain-containing protein, whose amino-acid sequence is MKTKNILLLLVVAVVLASVLYSFMGSHDSSAYVDEIRKEREEKDRFMRTSPESPFVTDGKAFEGLKYFPVDPKYKITADITPIQSKKMVVLATSDANEQRYIEYAYADFDLDGFHNRLLILEVTDMGPFRGKLFLAFGDETSASETYGAGRYLDVNKTPGSNTITLDFNKAYNPYCAYIEKYSCPFPPAENLLKVALRAGEKTYH